The window TAGTCAAAAGTTCTCGTACAGTTACTCAGACAATCAGTACCTGGACTTTGCAGCTGATGAAAATGGCTTGTGGGTAATATATGCCTCAGAGGTGAGCAAAGGTAAAATTGTCCTTGCTAAAATAGATGAGAAATCTTTTGGCATTGAGGATGAGTGGAACACCGGTGCATTCAAGCAGTTGGCTGGCAATGCTTTCATGGCCTGTGGAGTCATGTATGTCACCAGGTCAGTGGATCTGAACACAGAGGAGATCTACTATGCGTTCGACACCAAGACCAAGGAGGAGAAACACCTCAACATTCCCTTCCAGAAATTCCAGGAGAAATACACCAACCTGCACTACAATCCCACTGATCAGAGGCTCTACATGTACAACAACGGCTACTACGTGTCCTACAATGTAAGGTTTAACAAATAATGATGCCTCCTCTTGGTGATCTACCGTGTTGTGATTGATACGATTGATCTGTGTTTACTCACTTTGTCACTCTATAAAAATTGATTTACTGTAATGCATATACTTTTTACTGTCTTTTCCTGAATAAAATCAAACTGAAGCATTCAAATTGTGTGAATTGCTTGGATTTTTATGCATATTAATAATCCTGTTACAAAATTACTGATACGTACAATAAAGGAAAAAGTGTGagattaaaaatgtgtcttgctCCAGATAATCAAATGAAACAACTGAAATGAAAGTCTAATTGAGTGAAAGCAAGACCCAGTGTGTTCAATCCAATATGGCAACAATGAAGTTGTTActatggaaaaaatatataaataaataaataaacacaaaattcacTACTAGGAATTGTTGGTTAATCATTGAATCTGCAGCCTTTAATAGtgcaaacacactgtgtgtTCATCAGATtaaaatggacaaagacatcaatctaaaatatataaaatgtacatttgtcaCTAGATAGTAAGTTGGACAGGATTTTAAATCAGATTGAACAATGGAACCAAGGGTGGGGGGTTGCCAGAGCTGATGTCCATgtaccacacacatacatgataACCACAACGGAATCAAAAGAACAGAGATATACCACAAAAGGTGCAAGTACTACAGCAGACAGGTGTAATCAATCACTGTATCTGTTAATGATCACACAGTGTCAAGATCAACATGATCCAAATTGGCAGCTATTGTTCTCTGCTGCCGGAACAGAAGAGACACAATGCTCAAGTCAAAGCCTGCTTCTCCAGTCCAGAGGGACAAGATGATTCAAGAATAAGTTGGTTTGTTAGGctcatattacattttcatctcCAGGGTTTAATGACAGcttaatattaacattgaaCCCTATAGCCCCAGCTAATCAAAATACAAACTGCCTGAAGAAAGAAACTGACCATCAAATATCACATGTCTAGTGAAAGTTGGTGGTACTTTTATATTTTGCTCCTGAGTGGAAGTATATTAATTTAGGCAACTCTGAATGCAAAACAGGTCTATTGTATTGTGCTCAAGGTAACTGTCAGTGAGTTTGTAAGCTTCGTGTCATTTCAAGCCATATTTTTGGCACCCAGAATCATAAAAGCGGGTGAGACCTTCTTCTTATTTTTGTGTCATATAGGCGGTGCATTATGTAGCGTGAGACAAAGTATAATCATAGATTGTTAATAAACTTCAGGGAGAAAAGTATCCTCACTTCacataaaaatactgttacatgTGCCAGAGTGATGCCTTTGTCGAATTAACTGATTCTGAAACACTTcactgtgtttcattttttatactGAGTGCACAGTGTTCTCACTAGCAGCAGTATTGTCTTACTTaaccaaataaaactaaaattgaCCTGATTTTCTCAGGTTCAGTGTGATGACAGTTTTGTCAGAATGTATAGAGAGCAGTTACTATTTACATGCTGAAGTTTTGCCAATAACTAAATCAACTAAAACTTCTCGGAGGAAAAAACCCAGTCACAAAATCAGAAAGCTGCAGTCATCCCAGGATAGTGTGTTTAACATGCACACCTGCACTGATCTCAAGGATGCAAATAAAATTGTCATGAGTGTGGAATGATGTCACATGCTTTAGCTAGGCTGATAAGAGGTGTATAACCCACAGATCTGAGTAGCAATCACATCAGACAGCAATCATGCATCCTATGGGTAGAGACACAATGCTTCTGACTCTGCTGCTACTCTTTCCCATACTGAGCCCTGCACTAGCTTGGCTCGTAAGTTTTAAAGATGACTGCTATTCCTTATTAAATAGTATTCTATGTAATATCTAAATGAAATAACTGAGTTTGCTTGCAGCCGATGGAGGACTGGGAGTCAGGGAATGTGACCACGTCTGGTGGAGCACTGgagtgtgtttgcagtgtgttcCTGCCCGACAGCACCTTCCCTGCTGACCGAGTGCAACACATGCAGCAAGTTACCACCGATCTGAGGCTGGAGGTGGAGATCCAGATGAATAAAGTAAGTATGAAAcagcatatgtttttttttttgcttgaaatttTTGAATAAGCTGAAAAAGCCATGTTTCGAGTAGATGATTTTAGTCATCAGAGAAGAATGTGAACTCCAATAAATGTATCACAAGTAACAGAAAAAAGGTGACGAGATACAGATGTGACTTTAGTAGCAGTGAATCTAAAGTAATTTAATATTGTTGAGTGTATAAAGATTGATGCTAATTACTAACACTATATAAAATCCAGAGCCTCACATAATTCAATGATACTTCCTATTAAAAATGAGAATATTGAAccacaaaaatgaataaataccaGCATGTTTAGAATTGTTTTCTAACAAATTTCTAGTGATCATAGCCATTTTCATGGACTCTGACTATTCATAGTAGCCACTAGATCAAATTTAAGTCCAAGCagactgtatatactgtatactctaCCTTAACTAGGTGCTCATAACACCCCCTTTGCGTAAAAAAGGAACTTGTATTACCCATACAAGATTTATTCCAGCATTATTTGCACAGTAACAACCAAACCACAACCCTGCGTcaacagtatacacacacaatgttatACCTGTATAtagatacagtataaaatacttCTTGTCCAGATGATTtgtgaatatattttcaaaCTTACCAgcatgtacatactgtaataaCTACGTGTTTATGTTTCCTTATCTCTGCTTAGTTTTGTTGACATATTTGGTTGGTATTTCTATATTTGTATCTTCCTGTACATTTGTTCTTAGCACCATCTTTTAGTATATTGAGAGGTATTGACAACCGCAGTTTAATTCCTGTGTCAACATATTttgcaaacaaaatgttttctgattttgtttattatttcctGTAAAAACAAGAACTTTGTCATTACGTATTAATTTGTACATAATAGCCTTTGAGGGGAAAATTAATACAGAATCTTGTTTTGTGGTTATGTTGGTAAAGATAAAGTGTTAAATGCAATTGCATGACAGTAATTGCTTCACAGTATACAAgctggtgagtgtgtgtcttttagCTTGTCCACTACGGGGGCAAACTGGATATCTTCTTAGGAGAACTGAAGACTTTGACTGTTAGAGTGGCCATGCTGGAGACCAGTCCTGACAATTAcatcaaactggactttgaGCTGCTCAGGATTGAGCTCAGAGAGTTTGAGGCTCTGGTGTCTCAGCTCAAAGACTCCCTCAACTCCTCCTCACCCATGCTTGACAGTCTGTATACTGAGGTGAGAAGACAAGTTTAAGACTCAGCTTCACTGCTTCTGTTATTTTATTGGTTATCTCGTAACTGTGTCTCTTCGTGGCCAGATTTACAACATGACCCTCATTGTGAACCAACTGGAGACTTATGACAAGAGCAACCTGGAAGTGATCCGCATTGAGTTTGCTAAGCTGCAGAGGAAACTGGAGGAGTGCCAGAAGGAGCAGGAGTTCATCAAGCCAGATATTGGTAAGGCCATCAGCCTTAGTAGCTGGTCAGCAGGATGCATGTGACAGAGATttaaactttttctttcttccccccCCCAGGCAACTGCAATCACACAGGAATCATAAGCGTCAACAAGCCTACGGTCATCCAAGTGAATGCTCATTTGAACCCAGGATACCAGTATGGGGGCTGGGGAAAAGACTCCAAACCTGTTCGAAGCTATGAGTCAATGTACTGGTACGGTGCATACAGCAGTCCCTCTGTGTTTGAATTCTACTTGTACTCTAATTATGACAAACTCCTTCAGAGATCCTCCTTCACACACCATGGTCTGCCTCAGGGGTACGAAGGCACTGGTAATAATTACATTGTTCATGGTAACACCATATATTACCAGGCTGCCAACCCATTCAGAATGTCCAAATTAAATTTGACCTCTTCTGTTTATAGTCACAGACAAATCACAAAAGCAAGCGAAAGATTCACCTACACTTATTCACCAAACCAGTACCTGGATTTTTCTGCTGATGAGAGAGGGTTGTGGGTAATGTATGCCACAGAGGAGGCCAAGGGTAAAATTGTCATTGCTAAGATAGACGAGAAATCATTTGGTATCGAGGATGAATGGACCACTAGTGCGTTCAAGCCTCTAGTAGGGAATGTTTTCATGGTGTGCGGAGTTATGTATGCCACCAGGCCAGGAGATTTGAAGACAGAGGAGATCTATTACTCATATGACACCAAGACCGGAGAGGAGAAATACATGAGTATTCCCCTTCAGAAATTCCAGGAGAAATTTGTCAACCTGCATTACAATCCCACTGATCAGAGGCTTTACATGTACAACAATGGCTATTATGTGTCCTACAATCTGAAGTTTAACAAAGGATGATGCCTCTTGTTCTTAATCTGCCGTATTGTGATTGATACAAATGATCTTCACTGACTTTCTCTAACATTGGGATATCTGTGTGACGCATAGAAACTTCACTTTTGTTTCTggaataaaatcaaaactgaacattcaAATGAGAGTCCTGTTTTGTgttaatttaagtaaaagtgtGCAAGATAAAATACGACTCAATGAACATTTGAGAATGGGCGTCAAGTAATCATAAACCTCTGTGATAAATCAGACCCCTCCCTTTCTGCTGTTTGGATAAGGTTACAGCATTTGATACATCTTAGCCCCCCATCCTCTCCTACCCATCTTGCTCTATGCTGGAGCTTCCACCCCTTCTGTAAACCGGCCCTCccttgggggtggggggaggggggtacACCTCTCCTTTGTGCTGTGGTTGGAGCCTGGCTCCATCTGGTACTGAGCACCAAGAGCCAGCAGATTATGGTTTCTGGGCAGGATGATCCCTCCATTCATAGTGGATGGGAGACATCAAAGAAATACTGTAATTCATaatcattttataaactgaGCAATTTTAACATGGAATTCGTCAATAGTCGACACTAAAAGCTAAACACAATCCATTTTGGAAGTAAAAGTCAGGGTTGAAAATGGCCTtcagtcagtgcacacaaaaacagtacTGTTTCTTTAAATCGGCCAGCATCTGTCAGGatgagaggtgggggagtgagCGCCTTGTGCGAAATGGTACCT is drawn from Siniperca chuatsi isolate FFG_IHB_CAS linkage group LG15, ASM2008510v1, whole genome shotgun sequence and contains these coding sequences:
- the LOC122862413 gene encoding olfactomedin-4-like, whose translation is MHPMGRDTMLLTLLLLFPILSPALAWLPMEDWESGNVTTSGGALECVCSVFLPDSTFPADRVQHMQQVTTDLRLEVEIQMNKLVHYGGKLDIFLGELKTLTVRVAMLETSPDNYIKLDFELLRIELREFEALVSQLKDSLNSSSPMLDSLYTEIYNMTLIVNQLETYDKSNLEVIRIEFAKLQRKLEECQKEQEFIKPDIGNCNHTGIISVNKPTVIQVNAHLNPGYQYGGWGKDSKPVRSYESMYWYGAYSSPSVFEFYLYSNYDKLLQRSSFTHHGLPQGYEGTGNNYIVHGNTIYYQAANPFRMSKLNLTSSVYSHRQITKASERFTYTYSPNQYLDFSADERGLWVMYATEEAKGKIVIAKIDEKSFGIEDEWTTSAFKPLVGNVFMVCGVMYATRPGDLKTEEIYYSYDTKTGEEKYMSIPLQKFQEKFVNLHYNPTDQRLYMYNNGYYVSYNLKFNKG